One Chryseobacterium tructae genomic window, GATTACCTTCTTATTTTACCGAACATTGCACGATTCATCCCGTGTTTCTATTGAATGAAAGAGAAGAATTAAAAGCAAAAAATGGAAATACGGAGCTTCATATTCATCCCTTAGCCAAGGTAACGACGCCTTTTGATGTCTGGCAAAACAGAACCAATTCCCAAAACCTGGAACATGGAACCTGTGGAAAAGGAGTAGGAGCTACCATGAAAAGAAATGAAAGCCCTTACAAACTATTTGCTATAGATCTTATTGCTCCAAAGGAAATGCTGATGGAAAAACTGAAAGGAATTGCGTATTACTATGGTTTTATGGAAGAAGATCAAATCAATGAAAAAATCACTCCTTTTTTAGAAGCTATTGAGCAAATAGAATGGAAAATAGATGATTATAGCTATTTAAGCTCGTTTGAAAACCTCATTTTTGAAGGCAGCCAGGGAATTTTATTAGATATGGATCATGGGGTTTTTCCAAATGTAACCTATGCTCATACCAGTTCAAAGAATGCTTATGAGATTTGTAAGAAACTTCATCTTGAGGATATTGAAATGTATTATGTGACCAGAAGCTATGCAACTCGCCACGGAAACGGATGGATGAGTAATGAAAAAGAGCCGCATCTGAGAAATAATGAAGAAGAAACCTGTACCTTTAATGAGTATCAGAAAGAGCTGAGATTCGGAGGGTTAGATTATAAACTGTTGAATTATGCTTTGAAACTAGATGGAGCTTATGTCAGCCCAACAAAAAAGAATCTGGTGATAACATGCCTGGATCAGTTGGATGAGGAGTTTGAATTTGATCAGCTGGAAATGAAATTTGATACCATTTTCGGATCTTATTCTCCTTATTCAAAAGATTTTAAAAAGCTTTTTTAATACCTTCAGATAAAGGGTTTATATTTAAGGGAGCAATAGAATGATGAGTTAAATGATTAGAATGAGATGAAAGAATTTGAAATAAGAGCAGATTATACCCGTGACACAATTGTTGTATATCAGTCTTATAATAAGGCTATTGCTAAAGCTGCGGTAGAAAATCAGAAGTTTAGTGCTCCTTTTTCATTCAGCAGAATGACATGGATTAAACCTTCTTTTCTTTGGATGATGGAACGTAGCAATTACGGACAAAAATCCAATCAGGAATGTACTCTTGCCATCCATATTAAAAGAGAAGCATGGGAAAAAGCACTGGAACTGGCGATTTTAACCTCTCCTGAAAAAAGAGTATATCCCAATCCAAAAGCCTGGGAAGAAGCATTTGAAAATGCAAAAGTCTATGTACAATGGGATCCGGAAAGAAATATCAAAGGAAACAAGCTGGAATATCGCTCCATTCAGGTGGGAATCAGTCGTTATCTGATAGAAGAATTTAATGAAGACTGGATCGTAAAAATAGAAGATTATTCCCCTTTGGTAAAAAAGATATTGAATCTTACCAAGCAGGGAGAATATGATAAGGCAAAAAAACTATTACCAACAGAAAAAATATATCCGTTATCCAAAGAAATAGCCCGAAGGATAGGATAAGAACTATAAGATTAACAAAATGAAAACAACAAGATTGTACAGACCGGTAGGAGAAAAGGAAATGGTTCTTATTATCGAGAACGGATATCAAAAATTTCCTCCAAGACTAGAATGGCAGCCCATCTTTTACCCGGTTCTGGATGAAGACTATGCCTCAGAAATTGCTGAGAAATGGAATACAAGAGATGAGTTTGGAAATTATCTTGGTTTTGTTACCCGTTTTGAAGTGCTGGAAGAAGTAGCCAATCAGTATCCGGCGCAGAATGTAGGAGCCAGAAACCATAATGAATTGTGGGTTCCTTCAGAAGAGCTCGACACCTTCAATAAGGCTATCATTGGAAATATTGAGGTCATCAAAGTATTTGTAGGAAACGATTTTAAAGAATCAGCAAGTAAAGACATAGATAATCTGATAAGTGCTTTAAAAATAACCACCATGAATCCATAGGATTGTAAAATCATTCGTGTATTCGTGGCCAAAAAAGAATTAAATAAATCATGCCACGAATGCACGAATAAAAAGCATAATGCAATCATTATCAGGTTTAAAATAATCCATAAACCTTATAAAAATTAGTGTATTCGTGGCCAAAAAAGAATTAAATGAATCATGCCACGAATGCACGAATAAAAAGGATAATGCAATCATTATCAGGTTTAAAATAATCCATAAACCTTATAAAAAAATTAGTGTATTCGTGGCTCAAAAAAAAGAATCATGACCAATAAAGGAATGGCAAAAGATACCTTGGATATCCTGGCCAGAAAATATTATATAAATACAGAAAACGAAAAAATAGATATAGCAAAAGAGCTGGAAATCAGTAAAAAAGGAACCTTGCTTTTTACTCCGGAACAACTTTCTGAAATGACAGTTGCTTCAATGCCGGAAGTTCATTTTGAAACTCAATTTGAAACCTGGCGTTGCAGTTCACTAAAAGCTATTTTAGAAGTAGTTAAAGAAGAAGATCCGGAAAAGATCATGTGTCTGAACTTTGCCTCAGCAAAAAATCCGGGTGGTGGATTTGTCAATGGAGCAGAAGCACAGGAAGAAAGCTTAGCAAGAACTTCTGCATTGTATGAAACTCTGTTAATGGCAGAAGATTATTACACATTGCATCGCAGTATGACCTCTTGCTTTTACACAGATACCATGATTTACAGTCCAAAAGTTCCTGTTTTCAGGAAGGATAAAGGAGAATTGCTGGAAAAACCTGTAATGTGTAATTTCATTACTTCTCCAGCGGTGAATGCGGGTGTTGTAAAACGACAGGAATCTCATAGAGAAAACGAGATATTAGGAGCAATGGATATCAGAATGGATAAGATGCTTGCACTAGCCTTACATCAGGGAAATGAAACCTTAATTTTAGGAGCCTGGGGCTGTGGAGTATTCAAAAATGATCCGAAAGAGATTGCCGGTTTGTTCAAAAAATATCTCAAGGGAAAATACAAGAACAAATTTAAAAGAGTGGTTTTTGCAGTACTCACAAAGAAAGAAGAGATGCTGAAACCATTTGAAGAAATACAATGAAACTTAAAGTAAAAAAATATAAAGAACAGCTTCAGGATTGGCCTCAAAAAGGGTATCATATTATGGCACAATATGACGACCAGA contains:
- a CDS encoding adenylosuccinate synthetase, with the translated sequence MKKAQIVIGLGFGDEGKGITTDFLAQQNPGSVVIRFSGGQQAAHTVMMDGRKHVHSSFASGALRGLPSYFTEHCTIHPVFLLNEREELKAKNGNTELHIHPLAKVTTPFDVWQNRTNSQNLEHGTCGKGVGATMKRNESPYKLFAIDLIAPKEMLMEKLKGIAYYYGFMEEDQINEKITPFLEAIEQIEWKIDDYSYLSSFENLIFEGSQGILLDMDHGVFPNVTYAHTSSKNAYEICKKLHLEDIEMYYVTRSYATRHGNGWMSNEKEPHLRNNEEETCTFNEYQKELRFGGLDYKLLNYALKLDGAYVSPTKKNLVITCLDQLDEEFEFDQLEMKFDTIFGSYSPYSKDFKKLF
- a CDS encoding DUF4291 domain-containing protein, with translation MKEFEIRADYTRDTIVVYQSYNKAIAKAAVENQKFSAPFSFSRMTWIKPSFLWMMERSNYGQKSNQECTLAIHIKREAWEKALELAILTSPEKRVYPNPKAWEEAFENAKVYVQWDPERNIKGNKLEYRSIQVGISRYLIEEFNEDWIVKIEDYSPLVKKILNLTKQGEYDKAKKLLPTEKIYPLSKEIARRIG
- a CDS encoding ADP-ribosylation/crystallin J1, with the protein product MKTTRLYRPVGEKEMVLIIENGYQKFPPRLEWQPIFYPVLDEDYASEIAEKWNTRDEFGNYLGFVTRFEVLEEVANQYPAQNVGARNHNELWVPSEELDTFNKAIIGNIEVIKVFVGNDFKESASKDIDNLISALKITTMNP
- a CDS encoding TIGR02452 family protein, yielding MTNKGMAKDTLDILARKYYINTENEKIDIAKELEISKKGTLLFTPEQLSEMTVASMPEVHFETQFETWRCSSLKAILEVVKEEDPEKIMCLNFASAKNPGGGFVNGAEAQEESLARTSALYETLLMAEDYYTLHRSMTSCFYTDTMIYSPKVPVFRKDKGELLEKPVMCNFITSPAVNAGVVKRQESHRENEILGAMDIRMDKMLALALHQGNETLILGAWGCGVFKNDPKEIAGLFKKYLKGKYKNKFKRVVFAVLTKKEEMLKPFEEIQ